DNA sequence from the Eriocheir sinensis breed Jianghai 21 chromosome 31, ASM2467909v1, whole genome shotgun sequence genome:
atcctaggagatttcaatgttcaccaccagctttggctttcatcctctttcactgaccagtctggtgaacaagcctacaactttgctctcctcaacgatctagagcaattggttcagcatcctacacgtattcccgaccgtcttggagacaggctcaacatactagacctcttttttacctctaacccttctactttgtcaaactgttctctccgttgggctcctccgatcacaaccttatttctgtatcctgtcctatcgctcctgtacaccctctggacccgccgaagaggcgatgcttctggcattttgcttcagctcggtgggacgacctgaggatgtacttttccgatttcccgtggaatgattactgcttccaggagagagacccctctgtgtgtgcccagcgcattacagaggtgattgtctttggaatggaggcacacattccacgtactttttctgctcctcatgctaaaaagccttggttcaatcatgTTTGTTCTCgcgctattaaagatagagaggcagctcacaatagGTACAAGAGCTTTTGCActtctgctaaccatgatcttttcatttctgcccggaaacgtgctaaatctattctccgacttaccaaaaactccttcattaatagaaaatgccaaaaccttgtttttttaatttttcccgggacttctggcacctagccaaaaacatctcctcctacttcaattcttcatttttcccttctctccttagtcctgacggcagcaccgccgtctcatctatctctaacgctgaactcttctctcaaactttctctaaaaactccactctggacgattctgggcatattaagaatgatgttttctatgccctctctagcctcaatcctcagaaggcttatggacctgatggagtgcctcctattgtccttaaaaattgtgcttcagtgctgataccctgcctggtcaaactcctttgcctctgcctgtcaacatctacctttccttcctgctggaagtacgccttcatacagcctatgcctaaaaagggtgaccgttccaattcctcaaactaccgtcctgtagttttactttcttgtctatataaagcttttgaatcaatccttaatcggaagattcaaaagcacctttccacttctgatagCTGATTGgtctgttcgtttgtttgtttgtgttagtgtgtgtgtgtgtgtgtgtgtgtgtgtgtgtgtgtgtgtgtgtgtgtgtgtgtgttttacgtcgctgcctgttgcgccggtaggcatcttcctggtggggcctgatggtcggcccaaggcttcttccaggtggggcctgatggtcggcccagcccgttctggcgcaggcgagtgtttatagtggcgccatcctgcattggctcatgctgccccccggaactcattcttgattcgcttggacggcttcctctagagtccgggttgatgggtggtcttcaggacagcatgtgggtagttttaagccactcggcggtgactgaaaaatccgagtggtagcgtggggattcgaacccgcgtcgtccatcacgcggtaaatgtgggcccagtacgctaccagttcggccaccgccgtgtgtgtgtgtgtgtgtgtgtgtgtgtgtgtgtgtgtgtgtttgtgtttgtgtgtgtgtgtgtgtgtgtgtgtgtgtgtgtgtgtgtgtgtgtgtgtgtgtgtgtgtgctggtttgtttattttttatttgatttttatgtttttgtgtgtgttggtctgttcgtttgtttgtttgtgttagtgtttgtgtgtatgtttgtgtgtgtgtgtgtgtgtgtgtgtgtgtgtgtgtgtgtgtgtgtgtgtgtgtgtgtgtgtgtgtgtgtgtgtgtgtgtgtgtgtgtactttgtgATTATGCCATCGGTAtacactagacatatcgaaacacCATCATAATTAGGAATACTGAAAGCAAAGTTCTCTGTGACGCGTTTATTGTGTCTGGCAGCACACCAGCTAGAGCTAAAAATGGATTTTACGAAACATTAGCTTCGACCCAGTCCTTGAAGTAGGCCACCTCAGCGTACACGCCGGGGTAGTCAGGGCGGGCACAACCATAGCCCCAGGACACGATGCCGGTCAGGAGGCCGCCACACACCATAGGTCCACCAGAGTCACCCTGGCAGGCGTCCACTCCTCCCTGGGGTAGTCCAGCGCAGATCATGGAGTCATCGATGTCGTTTTCTCCGTAAGCGGCGCGACAGTCAGCGTCACTGACAGTGGGGACATCGACATACTGAAGGACAGAGGGAGTGCTGCCTCCCTCCGAGGTTGTACCCCAGCCGGACACAACGCAGTCTCCAATGTACTCCTTTACACTCTGCAGACCGACAGATCCAACAAAGCTGTTGAAGGTCAGAGGGGAGGACAGTTGGAGAAGGGAAATGTCGTTACTGATGGTGAACCCGTTGTAATCTTCGTGCTGGATGATCTTGGACAGAACAATCGCCTGCTCGTTACCCTCATCAGCGTCCAAATCTTGCTCGCCAGCAACAACCTGCAACGAAATAATGtcagaatgagagaatgagatacaAAGAGGATGGCTGGCggcaaaatagttttttttttaacttcattattGTGTGGATAAGTATTCACCTGAAGGTAGTCAGGGTTGTTGAAGTCCTCTCCCTGGACGCAATGACCGGCACACACGCCCCAGTTCTCGTTGTAGATGGAAGCGCCGCAGAAGTGGAATTGAAATCCGAAGGAAATGTCTTGGAAGCTTAGCTGGTAGGGAAACTGTCCTGGCGAGGCATCCTGTCCACCGACGATCTTGTTGAGACCCCGACGGAAAGTGGGCTTACGGGAGGGGGCGGCTGTTGGAGTAAGTTTGAAAAGTTGATGATATTTAATAGGTTTAAATAGCGTGGAGCTAATTACAAAATCCCACCAGATGCTTCTATATAACCCTGACTTCACCCCCAAGTTTTGGGATTAATAGATTGAGATGTAGACTCGTGTTGTTTGTGTATACACAAGAAATACTAGTCATGATTTGTTGTAAAGTTAAATATTGCTTTAATATCTTTGATCAGGGCATTGAGATCCGAAAGTTTATCATGTTTCTAAACGTGAGATATGGTGCAATAATTCAACTTAGATATAGGACATTATCAGCGTGATAATGTTGCTGAATGATTGGGCGAGTGAGTGCAGGAGATGCAGAAGACATCGTCAGTGTGGTAAAGCTGCTGAATGGGTGAGCGAGTGAATTAGTGGTTGTGTTTATGAGTGATTGAGTGGTTGATTCATTGGGTGATTATTGACCACGTGACGAGGAGAGGAGATCTACTTACCGAGGGCCCCGGCAAGGAGCAGGCACAGGACGAGGGTCTTCATGGTTGACTCTGGTGACACGTTCTGCCGGCGTCGCCGTCTCTTATAGGGGACTATTGTTTTTTGTAGCCGTTATCGCGGCCTTCATAACTGGAAAGATGCAGATGCGTGATAGTgttcgaagtttttttttttactgataaaTGACAATCATAATAGTGAATGAATgacaatcattaaaaaaaaaataatctgctTTTTCAAAAAGTTAGTTGTGAACACATCTATGATCGAATTTGTATTGGATGCTAGAAATATTAACATGAAACATCTAAGTTATAAGTAAACTAGCTTTAGTATATTATCCCAGTGATATTTTTGATATGattagtcaatcaatcaataacgACATACACCTTGGAGCGTTGCCTCGTTCAGCCGACGATTCCATACCCTTGGTGTGCCACCGAGCAAGTCCCCATGCAGGCGTTTTTTTCCATACCCCCTTACCAAGTAACCCGCAGTATTCAGCCATCCTCATCGTTGGCAATAACCTACACCTACCATTCACAGTGATGCCTTGAATAAAGTAACCTGTACCTTGCTTCTTTGAGCCATCATCAGAATAGGTCGCAACAACTTGTTTATCCCAGGTCATTATTTATTTTACAATCTCATCAAGTGCCAGGACCTCAATGCTTTTCCCAGCCACTCGGACACTCTTGAAGTCAGGCAGTGTGTAAATATCGATGACATATGGCTCATCATGTACTCTCCAGTTTCTGCCGAACATGGAATTTCCAACTGTGATCACAGCTGCGGTAGCCTGTGCTTCAGACATATGATAACAGCTTTTGAGCTTGTCAACAGTCTCACAAAACTCTGGTCTGACCTTTCTGATGCTCTAACGAATGTGCTGATATTTTGTGGACAGATCATCATTTTGCTTGGTTATTCTAGCTGTGGAAGACAGACGACGCTTCTtgaaactgactgaatgactccGAGCCTGGGCATGTATGGATCCTTCATCACTTGTGCTCTCACTTTCATCACAGGAACAGAAAGTTTCGCCATCATCAGTATTCATACTTTGATTATCTGCTTCTGACTCCGCACTGGCTTGGAATGATGTAACTGGACTGCTGaggtctatttctctctctcggcgtctTCTCTCATTCTGTCAAGAGCCTGCATATCCCTGCGTCTGCGTTCCATAGTTTTCATCCACTTTTGATCAACAAAATCTTCACAGTACATTTTTCTTTGGCCTCTCTGATCTTTTAAAAAGTCCCACTCCATGTTAGTCATTTTCACTCCATGTTTAAGTTCCAGCCTTTTCAGTACTGCAGGATCATGGAGAAATACATGCAACACCTCGAGGGCTTGACTGCTGAATGCCTCTGCCCTTTTGACAAACTTATCattctgtctctgttttcttgtttgatacaaattcatgaaATTTCCATAGAGCTTGAGAATATGTTTCTTGATGTGTTTAGTCTGGATTGTGTACAGGTTGCTTATTTGTTCAACTGATAAAAAATTCCCACATTCCCACTCAGAAGGACATGTCCATATTTCTGAGGGGCAAATCTCCATAAAATACATTTTTGCAAAACAGTACCACCCCCTAGGTTAAGGTCAGGATGAAATGCAATCAAATCAACACTAGTTTCAGAGTTGGTCTTGGGACTTGTCTTTTTAGTATGCCTACGATAGCAGTAGTGGCTCTCAGCTGTAACAATGTCTCGAGACATATTCGCCATAATTTTTTCATCGCCTTTGTccactggagtaggtaggaagacacctaccgaaacgggcgtaagctactcccggtgaggtatatacgggaagtgaggagggtgctgaagccctccaaagacccttctcttgtcctcactatccgtttccctattgtctcatcaacaccagagagtagttcagcatgctctctgaaGACagatcctttctctttccacaccacattacattcgcacaacatacacaccttttcccaaaatttaaaattcaaaatggcacaatTACCTTCgctctgcctcggagtccccgcctggggggagggggggtcagaattaactcccccagggaggacttcccttctggctgccgacttgaaaggtgtcttgatgactcctcgaacctctttctcatcaatttctgcaacattcgcggtcttcgttctaattttcattctgtggaacaccatctctcctcctctaaacctcaccttctcttcctcaccgaaacacaggtttctgaggctactgacaggaatctctactctgttccctcctactatctctatcctaaattttaatccgaagctggatgttgcgccttcgtgcgcaacgacatcacttactctcgtgcccacgaccttgactcttcagaattttccaccatctggctaagacttcgttGTCAGTCTATTACTAAAtaaatctgtgctgtttatctctcacctaactctactaactatgtaaaactctttgactacttaaactctaaagtggagcacatcttgacccactctcccctcgctgaaatctccatcctaggagatttcaatgttcaccaccagctttggctttcatcctctttcactgaccagtctggtgaacaagcctacaactttgctctcctcaacgatctagagcaattggttcagcatcctacacgtattcccgaccgtcttggagacaggctcaacatactagacctcttttttacctctaacccttctactttgtcaaactgttctctccgttgggctcctccgatcacaaccttatttctgtatcctgtcctatcgctcctgtacaccctctggacccgccgaagaggcgatgcttctggcattttgcttcagctcggtgggacgacctgaggatgtacttttccatttcccgtggaatgacttcTGGTTCCAGGAGcgactcctctgtgtgtgcccagcgcattacagaggtgattgtctttggaatggaggcatacattccacgtattttctctactcctcatgctaaaaagccttggttcaatcatgtttgttctcgtgctattaaagatagagaggcagctcacaatagGTACAAGAGCTTTTGCActtctgctaaccatgatcttttcatttctgcccggaaacgtgctaaatctattctccgacttaccaaaaactccttcattaatagaaaatgccaaaaccttgtttttttaatttttcccgggacttctggcacctagccaaaaacatctcctcctacttcaattcttcatttttcccttctctccttagtcctgacggcagcaccgccgtctcatctatctctaacgctgaactcttctctcaaactttctctaaaaactccactctggacgattctgggcatattaagaatgatgttttctatgccctctctagcctcaatcctcagaaggcttatggacctgatggagtgcctcctattgtccttaaaaattgtgcttcagtgctgataccctgcctggtcaaactcctttgcctctgcctgtcaacatctacctttccttcctgctggaagtacgccttcatacagcctatgcctaaaaagggtgaccgttccaatccctcaaactaccgtcctatagttttactttcttgtctatataaagcttttgaatcaatccttaatcggaagattcaaaagcacctttccacttctgatagCTGATTGgtctgttcgtttgtttgtttgtgttagtgtgtgtgtgtgtgtgtgtgtgtgtgtgtgtgtgtgtgtgtgttttacgtcgctgcctgttgcgccggtaggcatcttcctggtggggcctgatggtcggcccaaggcttcttccaggtggggcctgatggtcggcccagcccgttctggcgcaggcgagtgtttatagtggcgccatcctgcattggctcatgctgccccccggaactcattattgattcgcttggacggcttcctctagagtccgggttgatgggtggtcttcaggacagcatgtgggtagttttaagccactcggcggtgactgaaaaatccgagtggtagcgtggggattcgaacccgcgtcgtccatcacgcggtaaatgtgggcccagtacgctaccagttcggccaccgccgtgtgtgtgtgtgtgtgtgtgtgtgtgtgtttgtgtttgtgttgtgtgtgtgtgtgtgtgtgtgtgtgtgtgtgtgtgtgtgtgtgtgtgtgtgtgtgtgtgtgtgtgtgtgtgctggtttgtttattttttatttgatttttatgtttttgtgtgtgttggtctgttcgtttgtttgtttgtgttagtgtttgtgtgtatgtttgtgtgtgtgtgtgtgtgtgtgtgtgtgtgtgtgtgtgtgtgtgtgtgtgtgtgtgtgtgtgtgtgtgtgtgtgtgtgtgtgctgtgattATGCCATCGGTAtacactagacatatcgaaacacCATCATAATTAGGAATACTGAAAGCAAAGTTCTCTGTGACGCGTTTATTGTGTCTGGCAGCACACCAGCTAGAGCTAAAAATGGATTTTACGAAACATTAGCTTCGACCCAGTCCTTGAAGTAGGCCACCTCAGCGTACACGCCGGGGTAGTCAGGGCGGGCACAACCATAGCCCCAGGACACGATGCCGGTCAGGAGGCCGCCACACACCATAGGTCCACCAGAGTCACCCTGGCAGGCGTCCACTCCTCCCTGGGGTAGTCCAGCGCAGATCATGGAGTCATCGATGTCGTTTTCTCCGTAAGCGGCGCGACAGTCAGCGTCACTGACAGTGGGGACATCGACATACTGAAGGACAGAGGGAGTGCTGCCTCCCTCCGAGGTTGTACCCCAGCCGGACACAACGCAGTCTCCAATGTACTCCTTTACACTCTGCAGACCGACAGATCCAACAAAGCTGTTGAAGGTCAGAGGGGAGGACAGTTGGAGAAGGGAAATGTCGTTACTGATGGTGAACCCGTTGTAATCTTCGTGCTGGATGATCTTGGACAGAACAATCGCCTGCTCGTTACCCTCATCAACGTCCAAATCTTGCTCGCCAGCAACAACCTGCAACGAAATAATGTCAGAATGAGAGTATGAGATACAAAGAGGATGGCTGGCggcaaaatagttttttttttaacttcattattGTGTGGATAAGTATTCACCTGAAGGTAGTCAGGGTTGTTGAAGTCCTCTCCCTGGACGCAATGACCGGCACACACGCCCCAGTTCTCGTTGTAGATGGAAGCGCCGCAGAAGTGGAATTGAAATCCGAAGGAAATGTCTTGGAAGCTTAGCTGGTAGGGAAACTGTCCTGGCGAGGCATCCTGTCCACCGACGATCTTGTTGAGACCCCGACGGAAAGTGGGCTTACGGGAGGGGGCGGCTGTTGGAGTAAGTTTGAAAAGTTGATGATATTTAATAGGTTTAAATAGCGTGGAGCTAATTACAAAATCCCACCAGATGCTTCTATATAACCCTGACTTCACCCCCAAGTTTTGGGATTAATAGATTGAGATGTAGACCCGTGTTGTTTGTGTATACACAAGAAATACTAGTCATGATTTGTTGTAAAGTTAAATATTGCTTTAATATCTTTGATCAGGGCATTGAGATCCGAAAGTTTATCATGTTTCTAAACGTGAGATATGGTGCAATAATTCAACTTAGATATAGGACATTATCAGCGTGATAATGTTGCTGAATGATTGGGCGAGTGAGTGCAGGAGATGCAGAAGACATCGTCAGTGTGGTAAAGCTGCTGAATGGGTGAGCGAGTGAATTAGTGGTTGTGTTTATGAGTGATTGAGTGGTTGATTCATTGGGTGATTATTGACCACGTGACGAGGAGAGGAGATCTACTTACCGAGGGCCCCGGCAAGGAGCAGGCACAGGACGAGGGTCTTCATGGTTGACTCTGGTGACACGTTCTGCCGGCGTCGCCGTCTCTTATAGGGGACTATTGTTTTTTGTAGCCGTTATCGCGGCCTTCATAACTGGAAAGATGCAGATGCGTGATAGTgttcgaagtttttttttttactgataaaTGACAATCATAATAGTGAATGAATgacaatcattaaaaaaaaataatctgctTTTTCAAAAAGTTAGTTGTGAACACATCTATGATCGAATTTGTATTGGATGCTAGAAATATTAACATGAAACATCTAAGTTATAAGTAAACTAGCTTTAGTATATTATCCCAGTGATATTTTTGATATGattagtcaatcaatcaataacgACATACACCTTGGAGCGTTGCCTCGTTCAGCCGACGATTCCATACCCTTGGTGTGCCACCGAGCAAGTCCCCATGGAGGCGTTTTTTTCCATACCCCCTTACCAAGTAACCCGCAGTATTCAGCCATCCTCATCGTTGGCAATAACCTACACCTACCATTCACAGTGATGCCTTGAATAAAGTAACCTGTACCTTGCTTCTTTGAGCCATCATCAGAATAGGTCGCAACAACTTGTTTATCCCAGGTCATTATTTATTTTACAATCTCATCAAGTGCCAGGACCTCAATGCTTTTCCCAGCCACTCGGACACTCTTGAAGTCAGGCAGTGTGTAAATATCGATGACATATGGCTCATCATGTACTCTCCAGTTTCTGCCGAACATGGAATTTCCAACTGTGATCACAGCTGCGGTAGCCTGTGCTTCAGACATATGATAACAGCTTTTGAGCTTGTCAACAGTCTCACAAAACTCTGGTCTGACCTTTCTGATGCTCTAACGAATGTGCTGATATTTTGTGGACAGATCATCATTTTGCTTGGTTATTCTAGCTGTGGAAGACAGACGACGCTTCTtgaaactgactgaatgactcgAGCCTGGGCATGTATGGATCCTTCATCACTTGTGCTCTCACTTTCATCACAGGAACAGAAAGTTTCGCCATCATCAGTATTCATACTTTGATTATCTGCTTCTGACTCCGCACTGGCTTGGAATGATGTAACTGGACTGCTGaggtctatttctctctctcggcgtctTCTCTCATTCTGTCAAGAGCCTGCATATCCCTGCGTCTGCGTTCCATAGTTTTCATCCACTTTTGATCAACAAAATCTTCACAGTACATTTTTCTTTGGCCTCTCTGATCTTTTAAAAAGTCCCACTCCATGTTAGTCATTTTCACTCCATGTTTAAGTTCCAGCCTTTTCAGTACTGCAGGATCATGGAGAAATACATGCAACACCTCGAGGGCTTGACTGCTGAATGCCTCTGCCCTTTTGACAAACTTATCattctgtctctgttttcttgtttgatacaaattcatgaaATTTCCATAGAGCTTGAGAATATGTTTCTTGATGTGTTTAGTCTGGATTGTGTACAGGTTGCTTATTTGTTCAACTGATAAAAAATTCCCACATTCCCACTCAGAAGGACATGTCCATATTTCTGAGGGGCAAATCTCCATAAAATACATTTTTGCAAAACAGTACCACCCCCTAGGTTAAGGTCAGGATGAAATGCAATCAAATCAACACTAGTTTCAGAGTTGGTCTTGGGACTTGTCTTTTTAGTATGCCTACGATAGCAGTAGTGGCTCTCAGCTGTAACAATGTCTCGAGACATATTCGCCATAATTTTTTCATCGCCTTTGTccactggagtaggtaggaagacacctaccgaaacgggcgtaagctactcccggtgaggtatatacgggaagtgaggagggtgctgaagccctccaaagacccttctcttgtcctcactatccgtttccctattgtctcatcaacaccagag
Encoded proteins:
- the LOC127005970 gene encoding trypsin-1-like codes for the protein MKTLVLCLLLAGALAAPSRKPTFRRGLNKIVGGQDASPGQFPYQLSFQDISFGFQFHFCGASIYNENWGVCAGHCVQGEDFNNPDYLQVVAGEQDLDADEGNEQAIVLSKIIQHEDYNGFTISNDISLLQLSSPLTFNSFVGSVGLQSVKEYIGDCVVSGWGTTSEGGSTPSVLQYVDVPTVSDADCRAAYGENDIDDSMICAGLPQGGVDACQGDSGGPMVCGGLLTGIVSWGYGCARPDYPGVYAEVAYFKDWVEANVS
- the LOC127005968 gene encoding trypsin-1-like isoform X6, giving the protein MKTLVLCLLLAGALAAPSRKPTFRRGLNKIVGGQDASPGQFPYQLSFQDISFGFQFHFCGASIYNENWGVCAGHCVQGEDFNNPDYLQVVAGEQDLDVDEGNEQAIVLSKIIQHEDYNGFTISNDISLLQLSSPLTFNSFVGSVGLQSVKEYIGDCVVSGWGTTSEGGSTPSVLQYVDVPTVSDADCRAAYGENDIDDSMICAGLPQGGVDACQGDSGGPMVCGGLLTGIVSWGYGCARPDYPGVYAEVAYFKDWVEANVS
- the LOC127005968 gene encoding trypsin-1-like isoform X3 — protein: MKTLVLCLLLAGALAAPSRKPTFRRGLNKIVGGQDASPGQFPYQLSFQDISFGFQFHFCGASIYNENWGVCAGHCVQGEDFNNPDYLQVVAGEQDLDVDEGNEQAIVLSKIIQHEDYNGFTISNDISLLQLSSPLTFNSFVGSVGLQSVKEYIGDCVVSGWGTTSEGGSTPSVLQYVDVPTVSDADCRAAYGENDIDDSMICAGLPQGGVDACQGDSGGPMVCGGLLTGIVSWGYGCARPDYPGVYAEVAYFKDWVEANVS